From the Lathyrus oleraceus cultivar Zhongwan6 chromosome 4, CAAS_Psat_ZW6_1.0, whole genome shotgun sequence genome, one window contains:
- the LOC127075089 gene encoding G-type lectin S-receptor-like serine/threonine-protein kinase At4g27290, with translation MARTRTYNNVVLLYSNIMIFFIPFVISLRSLTPDKSIHYNDYLVSETGKFEAGFTNIENSQNIYFCVWYKNLNPRTIVWVANRDTPLQNSTGIFKLTDTGNPVIVDGSENTIWFSNASTIVENPFLLLLDTGNIVVRNGSLNDVWWQSFDYPGDTLLPGMILRTNRINGAHNALTSWKNSGDPARGEFSYYIDSNGFPQLFISKGSVLVYRLGSWNGFFFSGVPWETLYSYFKFSFELTEKQVQFKYEPLNDTIVSRYLITPTGFVQRYIWLYQTETWQLFLAGPGDQCDNYNICGVNSDCNTGNTEICKCLIGFTPKSSNDTDGCVRKVKLDCDDRDRFVTYTKMKLPDTSSSWFDEKMSLVECEKQCRKNCSCIAYASLDIKNGGSGCITWFNNIIDMRTGSSSGQEIYIRVAASELGSSTNNRKKKMIAGILVGIGVLFLSITTVGYVIFLKRKKLQNSGRSTTINHEDNMNHEKESIDISTFDFSTIANATDNFSSINKLGEGGYGPVYKGVLANGREIAAKRLSIKSVQGPQEFQNEVLLIANLQHRNLVKLIGCCIHNDERILIYEYMPNRSLDNFIFDQTRSKVLDWNTRFHIIRGIARGLLYLHQDSRVRIIHRDLKTSNILLDNDMSPKISDFGLARAFGGDHDEANTVRVVGTHGYMPPEYAVYGSFSVKSDVFSFGVIVLEIISGRKSREFFNPEHNLNLIGHAWRLWSEDKQLELIDETLKGSITMDEALKCIHIGLLCVQDRADDRPEMSSVVLMMNGERALPNPRQPGFYPHEVISYSSKQELSSTNEISISLLHPR, from the exons CTCTAACATaatgatcttcttcattccttttgTCATCTCCCTCAGAAGCCTCACTCCAGACAAATCCATCCACTACAACGACTACCTAGTTTCCGAAACCGGAAAATTCGAAGCCGGGTTCACCAACATAGAGAATTCACAGAACATATACTTTTGCGTATGGTACAAGAATCTAAACCCAAGAACAATTGTTTGGGTAGCCAATAGAGATACACCACTGCAAAACTCAACAGGAATATTCAAACTCACTGATACAGGAAATCCAGTCATAGTTGATGGCTCGGAGAACACAATTTGGTTCTCTAATGCATCAACAATTGTAGAGAATCCGTTTCTATTGCTCTTGGACACCGGAAACATCGTGGTACGAAACGGAAGTTTAAATGATGTTTGGTGGCAAAGCTTTGATTATCCTGGTGACACTTTACTACCTGGGATGATACTTCGAACTAATCGAATCAATGGAGCGCATAATGCTTTGACATCATGGAAAAACTCAGGAGATCCTGCAAGAGGTGAGTTTTCGTATTATATAGATTCTAATGGTTTTCCTCAACTGTTTATTTCAAAGGGATCAGTGTTAGTTTATAGACTAGGGTCATGGAATGGATTTTTCTTCAGTGGGGTTCCTTGGGAAACACTCTATAGTTATTTCAAATTTTCCTTTGAGTTAACTGAGAAACAAGTTCAATTTAAATATGAACCGTTGAACGACACGATTGTTTCAAGATACCTTATCACTCCGACCGGCTTCGTGCAACGTTACATTTGGTTATATCAGACAGAAACTTGGCAACTTTTCCTTGCTGGCCCTGGGGACCAGTGTGATAATTACAACATCTGTGGTGTAAATTCCGATTGTAACACGGGGAACACGGAGATATGCAAATGTCTCATTGGCTTCACACCCAAATCGTCGAATGATACCGATGGGTGCGTTAGGAAGGTGAAGCTGGATTGTGACGATAGAGACAGATTCGTTACGTATACAAAGATGAAGTTGCCGGACACGTCTTCGTCATGGTTTGATGAGAAAATGAGTCTTGTGGAATGTGAGAAACAATGCCGGAAAAACTGTAGTTGCATAGCTTATGCAAGTTTAGATATTAAAAATGGTGGAAGTGGATGCATCACTTGGTTCAATAACATCATTGACATGAGGACAGGAAGCTCTTCTGGGCAAGAGATTTACATAAGAGTGGCTGCTTCAGAATTAG GTAGTTCAACGAATAACAGAAAGAAGAAAATGATAGCAGGTATTTTAGTAGGAATCGGAGTCCTCTTCTTGAGTATTACGACGGTTGGATATGTCATCTTTCTAAAGAGGAAAAAACTTCAGAACTCAG GTAGGAGCACAACAATAAACCATGAAGATAACATGAATCATGAGAAGGAAAGTATTGACATATCAACTTTTGATTTTTCTACCATAGCTAATGCCACTGACAACTTCTCCTCCATTAACAAACTTGGAGAAGGTGGATATGGACCTGTTTACAAG GGTGTACTAGCAAATGGTAGAGAGATTGCCGCCAAGCGGCTTTCGATTAAATCTGTACAAGGACCACAGGAATTTCAAAATGAAGTTCTATTGATTGCAAATCTTCAGCATAGGAATCTTGTGAAACTCATTGGTTGCTGCATTCATAATGATGAAAGAATATTGATTTATGAATACATGCCTAATAGAAGTTTGGACAACTTTATTTTTG ATCAAACCAGAAGTAAAGTATTGGATTGGAACACACGTTTCCATATTATAAGAGGAATCGCCCGAGGACTTCTGTATCTTCACCAAGATTCTAGAGTAAGGATCATCCATAGAGATCTAAAAACcagtaatattcttcttgataATGATATGAGCCCAAAAATTTCGGACTTTGGACTCGCTAGAGCTTTTGGCGGAGATCATGATGAGGCCAATACAGTTAGAGTAGTTGGAACTCA TGGTTACATGCCTCCAGAATATGCTGTATATGGATCTTTTTCAGTGAAGTCTGATGTCTTCAGTTTCGGTGTTATTGTTCTAGAAATCATCAGTGGGAGGAAGAGCCGAGAATTTTTCAACCCAGAACATAATCTTAACCTTATTGGACAT GCTTGGAGACTTTGGAGTGAGGATAAACAATTGGAACTGATAGATGAGACTCTTAAAGGTTCAATTACAATGGATGAGGCATTAAAATGTATTCACATTGGGTTGTTATGTGTGCAAGATAGAGCAGATGATAGGCCTGAAATGTCATCTGTTGTTCTAATGATGAATGGGGAGAGAGCATTACCTAATCCAAGGCAGCCTGGGTTTTATCCTCATGAAGTTATCTCTTACTCAAGCAAACAAGAATTGTCATCCACAAATGAAATTTCTATTTCACTGTTACACCCAAGATAA